One genomic segment of Brachyhypopomus gauderio isolate BG-103 chromosome 19, BGAUD_0.2, whole genome shotgun sequence includes these proteins:
- the LOC143483331 gene encoding CMRF35-like molecule 7, whose amino-acid sequence MAGPARIGSSPRTPPARPRASDPPPPQQGAGNGPAGEAGHLPEGQHLLPPHPRPHTPETRGSATRAPHRQPGQAHKHPRVSGEEGSSVSVQCLYSAAYQNKQKQWCRSTDWSCYTVGRTYTSQNSAVWIREGIRSFKVEMTGLKKSDAGWYWCSVGDVQVPVHLNLTDALTAITHRNTTENKEQTQENKEERITVIWSLMGVGLLLLTGLVCSICMAKRKCKVPRSAGSAETDTHTAASTSDDTVLYSSIGFKSKKSKQRSLEKPPDAHNGIIYSSVANH is encoded by the exons atggctggaccagcaaggatcggcAGCAGCCCCAGGACGCCCCCAGCCCGGCCCCGCGCTAGCGACCCACCCCCGCCCcagcagggagcaggaaacgg CCCTGCAGGGGAGGCCGGCCACCTCCCTGagggccagcacctgctccccccgcacccccggccccacaccccagagacCAGAGGCAGCGCCACCCGAGCCCCCCACCGCCAGCCAGGacaagcacacaaacatcccag agtgagtggagaggaggggagcagcgTCAGTGTCCAGTGTCTCTACAGTGCTGCATATCAGAATAAACAGAAGCAGTGGTGCAGATCTACAGACTGGAGCTGCTACACAGTGGGGAGGACTTACACATCCCAGAATTCAGCAGTGTGGATCAGGGAAGGAATAAGATCCTTCAAGGTGGagatgactggactgaagaagAGTGATGCTGGCTGGTACTGGTGCTCTGTTGGAGATGTACAGGTTCCTGTTCACCTCAATTTAACTGATGCACTCACAG CTATAACTCACAGGAATACAACtgaaaacaaagaacaaaccCAAGAAAACAA GGAAGAAAGGATCACAGTCATTTGGAGTCTGATGGGGGTGGGACTTCTACTGCTGACCGGTCTGGTTTGTAGCATCTGTATGGCAAAGAGGAAGTGTA AAGTACCAAGGTCAGCCGGCTctgcagagacagacacacacactgcagcctcCACG TCTGATGATACGGTGCTGTACAGTTCAATTGGTTTCAAGTCAAAGAAGTCAAAACAACGAAGCTTGGAGAAG CCTCCAGATGCTCATAATGGCATCATCTACAGTTCTGTTGCTAACCATTAA